The following proteins are encoded in a genomic region of Colletotrichum higginsianum IMI 349063 chromosome 9, whole genome shotgun sequence:
- a CDS encoding chromosome segregation ATPase, with protein MAPVEREASRDADRPLRHQHSMSSDQGRALVPMWDSSDPDRAPPPLPLNPQSPVTTSRKGTSAAIQSAHAALTERARESAMVPGPLTKRSTDISPERSLIKGSHHKRMQSLQPGSVRDLSLLLESGQQSNPPSPTKSPERTTRPSTPGANRRDSFADSRRDSFADSRRDSFVDSRPTEREATTPSSVTSQTPAVRPAIKRQQQSILGENPPPQSATMLAIQNMPLQVQQENENALGNVASGSINAVVRAPQQVEALSGQILSLTSIATALQKDMAQLSRRSRDNATDLLSLKEATKARDEDIRKSLRELINNAQDAAASSRPSSRDPFVNSLFLDSKPHHTSPPPSKTARPFSLPRIPSPNSFAASIDRDNLSTPSLCNSESPATIAILDKIIKDMGTKEGHDLLLARLTDVAEKLAGVAPASKVDELIQLVKTKSDDAMVARGGGGGGDGSSKRPRAAGFDDDSNSMDFDFDPGYASQLTHRSERALHNEPSARNAALSANASELVSDEVLKIIRTVKDSVAQGGGLTAEVKALVRELRGEVLGMGREIGRRLDEVNTQPMSAEPSANNENISRIVHEGLDQMREHMDELLREHRRQSSASASSRATAVDYQEIYNAMRAALRDSQASQQKEPDLRREDVIEAVRVAWESYKPEIETHDPGLGREEILEYLKEGLQDYVGQDEQPVGASREEVFQAVVEGLKHFSPPRVDTPASLSRDEILEAVRECLEEFEFPVAPSAFTQELTRDDMLHAVKEGLSGYDLPTAGALVPHQHNNEEIVTRLQDILDYMRGEFRAVTDDAKRNAAAHGRDTEHIIDTTKDGLETLRADMQEYISHLSGTSGQEEVTQTLLGTLDTFRDEMASLIDRVSSDSRSTIESHMESLRDTVNSSMVPATPQVNQKEIIEAVRDGIDSVRTELRRPFAGVTDILDALHDGLTDLRISIDKVANRPADLTANDEILDALKSGLDNVRSEIDGLREQQDQNDKALTTMHAGAVVTTESLKQDDIKNLEVLITQLRIKIEAMEPSSVDAVAKGDLARMEDMLRSLQESASKDDILRLEDMLRLVQESVSKDETSRIEEVLLNAQDSVSKEDVARLEEAILHIQEWVKSKESPVSTDAATKEDVQAIETILRNTKGRLDDLIDNEQAVRKEHLDSLENTMLETRETINLITTQMDSLSKKDDVTAVEALVTQVAAGFEEMKESAAKQLEDPERVTKTDVEAVEAVCLDIKNVFDQMIKTDLATLASKEDLKKTEAVLEELKNPLAGLQDGLQEGLKAPLNELKTELKTPLEGLKTPLEDLKARLDALIESHDQGGEDRQAEIVGVSERVTEVKTFLEEFQGLIKSKLEEGATGIETLAKLFEGVSTTVENNATVGQELRDLTDLMKLEFEESKAGMVGAKLESDEKFQQTTEALATKIDEKVAELMTKYDEFHVALDDRAKAGEARDASTEEAVLGTRAVAEELKSLVDTLGAAVTDSMEKMEEASKTVFTKVEDLMTKAEENHTDGKADHQQTRDHLKQAVEAVEGLQGQVGEIQPQILESVKDILTIVGQHYDYAKISTNDIQRTIEDAKPVELALPPIPEKYDDAGVHEKLDKLVEHAAVPVEKYDDATVQEKLDKIVEYTSVPVEKYDDTGVHQKLDKLVEHSQVPVDKYDDAPVHEKLDRLVEHVLTPIEKYNDAVVQEKLDKLAEQQALLPVDKYDDGIVQEKLDKLAEQQALIPIDKYDDAVVQEKLDMIAEQQLLIPTEKYDDAAVQEKLNKLAEQQSLIPTERYDDAVLQEKLDQLAEKQSLIPTEKYDDAVLREKLDKLAEQQALVPTEKYDDAAVHGKLDELVDHSHAAEKAFSQLDTLEKVHQQVIQTAADISLFLSNQTKKIKEEEEDREQALQEVTLDLERKLTLKEQIESSLLDLKQEEERLRTSVVGLRTEQESLIRQKTRLTADVSSLETALHIRRDELHDMETRAEGLERRILEGVMDHSRVLLMSKATKGRDAMSRKRVRDQKPGQENGPPEKPASPAVNLALSAKRNLKPPAQTGAARRILSLSQITNNVPTGGVQRSQSVRTAGAKGHRKSSWAGGFSKGYGDLDKENMSLKETEEENLPSPAPVPVSRADPVDVAESLVGSDDPSDTETLRRSSHGSRVSRGSRGTTVVTESTDNYTGDGDYSDYYDDNQSDLQSDLQSEWTESVVSSNVSSNMSSDLGSNLSQETLNNDVVLYGETA; from the exons TTCGAGAGATGCGGATCGCCCGCTGAGACATCAGCATTCAATGTCCTCTGATCAAGGCAGAGCCCTAGTACCTAT GTGGGATAGCTCAGATCCCGACagggcaccgccgcccttgcccttgaaTCCGCAGTCGCCCGTCACAACCTCTAGAAAAGGGACATCGGCTGCCATCCAGTCTGCTCATGCGGCCTTGACTGAAAGAGCGCGCGAAAGCGCCATGGTCCCTGGCCCGTTGACGAAGCGTAGCACCGACATCTCACCGGAGCGCTCTCTTATCAAAGGATCCCATCATAAGCGAATGCAGTCGCTGCAACCAGGAAGCGTCAGGGACCTTAGCTTACTTCTTGAGAGTGGTCAGCAGTCCAACCCCCCGTCACCGACAAAGTCTCCCGAGCGAACGACCCGACCCTCAACTCCTGGAGCCAACAGAAGGGACAGCTTTGCCGACTCGAGGAGAGACAGCTTCGCAGATAGCAGAAGGGATAGCTTCGTTGACTCGAGACCGACGGAGAGGGAGGCCACAACACCGTCCTCAGTCACGAGCCAGACGCCAGCTGTGCGCCCGGCGATCAAGAGACAACAACAGAGTATCTTGGGCGAAAACCCTCCTCCACAATCTGCGACCATGCTTGCCATACAGAATATGCCGCTTCAGGTCCAACAAGAAAATGAGAACGCCCTTGGAAATGTAGCCAGCGGCTCCATCAACGCTGTCGTAAGAGCTCCTCAGCAGGTCGAGGCTCTCTCGGGGCAGATCTTGAGTCTCACCAGTATTGCCACAGCTCTGCAAAAGGACATGGCCCAACTGAGTCGACGAAGTCGGGACAATGCGACTGACTTGCTGAGCCTGAAGGAGGCCACCAAAGCCCGGGACGAGGATATTCGCAAAAGCCTGCGCGAACTCATCAACAATGCTcaggacgccgccgcaagcagcaggccgagctcCCGAGACCCCTTCGTCAACAGCTTGTTCCTCGATAGCAAGCCTCACCACACGTCTCCACCCCCGAGCAAGACCGCCCGCCCCTTTTCCCTGCCCAGAATTCCATCACCCAACAGCTTTGCAGCATCAATCGACCGAGACAACTTGAGCACGCCCTCACTATGCAACTCAGAATCTCCGGCCACAATAGCCATACTTGACAAAATCATCAAAGACATGGGCACAAAGGAGGGTCAcgaccttcttcttgctcgTTTGACAGACGTTGCCGAGAAGCTAGCTGGCGTTGCCCCGGCATCGAAAGTAGATGAGCTCATTCAGCTCGTCAAAACCAAGTCGGACGATGCTATGGTAGcccgaggcggtggcggtggaggggACGGCAGCTCTAAGCGACCCCGCGCAGCTGGCTTCGACGATGATTCTAACAGCATGGACTTCGACTTTGACCCCGGATACGCCAGTCAGCTGACCCATCGATCCGAGAGAGCATTGCACAATGAACCTTCCGCACGTAACGCGGCCCTGTCCGCTAACGCCTCAGAGCTTGTCAGCGACGAAGTGCTCAAGATTATCCGCACTGTCAAGGACAGCGTTGCCCAAGGAGGCGGCTTGACTGCAGAGGTAAAGGCTCTAGTTCGTGAGCTTCGTGGCGAGGTTCTGGGCATGGGGAGGGAGATCGGCAGGAGACTGGACGAAGTCAATACACAGCCCATGTCTGCCGAGCCATCAGCCAACAACGAGAACATCTCAAGGATCGTCCACGAGGGTCTCGATCAGATGAGAGAGCACATGGATGAGCTTCTCCGTGAGCACCGCCGCCAGTCTTCTGCCTCTGCGTCGTCAAGAGCAACCGCGGTTGACTACCAGGAAATTTATAACGCCATGAGAGCGGCACTCCGAGACTCGCAGGCCTCGCAGCAGAAAGAGCCCGATCTACGCCGGGAAGATGTCATTGAAGCTGTGAGGGTTGCCTGGGAGAGCTACAAGCCAGAGATCGAAACCCATGATCCGGGACTCGGACGAGAAGAGATCTTGGAATATCTCAAGGAGGGCCTACAGGACTACGTCGGCCAGGACGAACAACCTGTTGGAGCCTCTCGAGAGGAGGTATTTCAGGCTGTGGTCGAAGGTCTCAAGCACTTCTCACCGCCGCGCGTGGATACGCCCGCCAGCCTTTCCCGGGATGAGATTCTCGAAGCTGTCCGCGAATGTTTGGAGGAGTTTGAGTTTCCTGTTGCACCCTCGGCGTTCACCCAGGAACTTACCCGCGACGACATGCTTCATGCGGTCAAAGAAGGCCTGAGCGGATACGATCTTCCAACCGCCGGGGCTCTTGTCCCTCACCAACACAACAACGAGGAGATCGTCACTCGACTGCAGGATATTCTCGATTACATGCGTGGCGAGTTCCGCGCTGTGACAGATGATGCGAAGCGAAATGCCGCAGCCCACGGCCGTGACACGGAGCACATCATCGATACCACGAAGGACGGACTGGAAACGTTGCGTGCCGACATGCAGGAGTACATCAGCCACCTAAGCGGCACTTCCGGGCAAGAAGAGGTCACGCAGACCTTGCTTGGAACTTTGGACACCTTCAGGGACGAGATGGCTTCGCTGATCGATCGTGTCTCGAGCGATTCAAGGTCGACGATAGAGAGCCACATGGAGTCACTGCGGGATACTGTCAACTCCTCCATGGTTCCAGCCACTCCACAAGTCAACCAGAAAGAGATCATCGAGGCTGTGCGAGATGGCATCGACAGCGTTCGTACTGAGCTGCGCCGACCTTTTGCTGGAGTTACCGACATTCTGGACGCCCTCCACGATGGCCTGACGGACCTGCGCATCAGCATCGACAAGGTTGCCAACCGGCCAGCGGACCTCACCGCTAACGACGAGATTCTGGATGCGCTGAAGTCCGGGCTTGACAATGTTCGCTCGGAGATTGATGGTCTCCGGGAGCAACAAGACCAAAACGACAAGGCCTTGACAACAATGCACgctggcgccgtcgtcacaACAGAGAGTCTCAAACAGGACGACATCAAAAACCTCGAGGTACTCATCACTCAACTGCGCATCAAGATTGAGGCCATGGAGCCTTCAAGCGTAGATGCTGTGGCCAAGGGCGACCTTGCACGCATGGAAGACATGCTTCGCTCCTTGCAGGAGTCCGCATCGAAGGATGACATTCTTCGTCTCGAAGACATGCTTCGACTCGTCCAAGAATCGGTCTCCAAGGATGAGACTTCCCGTATCGAGGAGGTCCTACTCAACGCTCAGGATTCGGTGTCCAAGGAAGACGTGGCGCGCCTAGAGGAGGCAATCCTGCACATTCAGGAGTGGGTCAAGTCTAAAGAGAGTCCCGTCAGCACAGATGCTGCCACAAAGGAGGATGTCCAAGCTATCGAGACCATTCTGCGTAACACCAAAGGCCGATTGGATGACCTCATTGATAACGAACAGGCTGTGCGGAAGGAGCACCTTGACAGCCTCGAAAACACCATGCTGGAAACCAGGGAGACTATTAACCTCATTACCACCCAAATGGATAGTCTCTCGAAGAAAGACGATGTGACTGCCGTCGAGGCTCTCGTAACGCAGGTTGCCGCAGGCTTCGAGGAGATGAAAGAGAGCGCCGCCAAACAACTTGAGGATCCCGAGCGTGTTACCAAaaccgacgtcgaggccgttgaAGCCGTTTGTCTCGACATCAAGAACGTCTTTGACCAAATGATCAAGACAGACCTAGCCACACTTGCCAGCAAGGAAGACCTGAAAAAGACAGAAGCGGTCTTGGAGGAACTCAAGAATCCTCTGGCGGGCTTGCAGGACGGACTACAAGAGGGTCTCAAGGCTCCGTTGAATGAGTTGAAGACCGAACTGAAGACGCCGTTGGAAGGACTGAAAACTCCGCTTGAGGATCTCAAGGCCAGACTCGACGCCCTCATCGAATCGCATGACCAAGGAGGCGAAGACCGACAAGCCGAGATTGTTGGCGTCAGCGAACGAGTCACTGAAGTGAAGACCTTCCTTGAGGAGTTTCAGGGCCTGATAAAGAGCAAGCTCGAAGAGGGTGCCACAGGAATCGAAACGCTTGCAAAGCTTTTCGAAGGCGTTTCAACAACCGTGGAGAACAACGCGACCGTCGGCCAGGAGCTGAGGGACCTCACCGACTTGATGAAGCTGGAATTTGAGGAGTCCAAGGCCGGTATGGTCGGCGCCAAGTTGGAGTCAGACGAGAAGTTCCAGCAGACGACCGAAGCGCTGGCCACCAAGATCGACGAGAAGGTCGCGGAGCTGATGACCAAGTACGATGAATTTCACGTTGCTCTTGACGACCGCGCAAAGGCGGGAGAAGCCCGGGATGCCAGCACTGAAGAGGCAGTTTTGGGCACCAGagccgtggccgaggaaCTCAAGTCCCTCGTCGATACGCTTGGCGCTGCAGTCACCGACTCCATGGAAAAAATGGAGGAGGCGTCCAAGACAGTGTTCACCAAGGTTGAGGACCTCAtgaccaaggccgaggagaaccACACGGACGGCAAGGCAGACCACCAGCAGACTCGGGATCACTTGAAGCAAGCTGTGGAGGCCGTTGAAGGCCTCCAAGGGCAGGTCGGAGAAATTCAGCCCCAAATCCTCGAGTCCGTCAAGGACATCTTGACGATTGTCGGTCAGCACTACGACTACGCCAAAATCTCAACGAACGACATTCAGAGAACCATCGAAGACGCCAAACCAGTTGAGCTGGCACTCCCGCCGATCCCCGAAAAGTACGACGACGCCGGTGTccacgagaagctcgacaagcTTGTCGAGCACGCTGCGGTCCCGGTCGAGAAGTACGACGACGCGACTGTCCAGGAGAAACTGGACAAGATTGTCGAGTATACCTCGGTACCCGTGGAAAAGTACGACGACACTGGCGTCCACCAGAAGCTTGATAAGCTCGTTGAGCATTCTCAGGTACCTGTCGACAAGTACGACGACGCACCGGTgcacgagaagctcgacagATTGGTTGAGCATGTTTTGACTCCCATTGAGAAGTACAATGATGCAGTGGTGCAGGAGAAGCTAGACAAGCTTGCCGAGCAACAGGCGCTGCTGCCAGTCGACAAGTACGACGACGGTATCGTCCAGGAGAAACTTGACAAGCTTGCGGAACAACAAGCTCTGATCCCGATCGACAAATACGACGACGCAGTAGTCCAGGAGAAGCTCGATATGATTGCTGAACAGCAACTATTGATTCCGACCGAGAAATACGACGACGCTGCGGTCCAGGAGAAGCTCAACAAGCTGGCCGAACAGCAATCGCTGATTCCGACCGAGAGGTACGACGACGCAGTGCTCCAAGAGAAGCTGGACCAGCTTGCCGAAAAGCAGTCTCTGATCCCGACTGAGAAATACGACGACGCAGTTCTTCGAGAAAAGCTGGACAAGCTTGCTGAGCAACAGGCGCTGGTCCCGACCGAAAAGtacgacgacgcggccgtcCACGGGAAGCTggacgagcttgtcgaccATAGCCATGCAGCCGAGAAGGCATTTTCTCAGCTCGACACACTCGAGAAGGTCCATCAACAGGTCATCCAGACCGCAGCAGACATATCCCTTTTCCTATCAAATCAAACCAAGAAaatcaaggaggaggaggaggaccgAGAGCAGGCCCTACAGGAAGTCACTCTTGACTTGGAGCGGAAACTGACTCTCAAGGAGCAAATCGAGTCAAGCCTGCTAGATCTgaagcaggaagaagaaaggcTCAGAACTTCTGTTGTTGGGCTTCGTACGGAGCAAGAGAGCCTCATCCGCCAGAAGACAAGGCTGACGGCCGATGTCTCATCCCTTGAGACCGCACTGCATATTCGTCGGGACGAACTCCACGACATGGAAACTCGTGCCGAAGGCTTGGAGCGGCGCATCCTGGAGGGTGTTATGGACCATTCTCGAGTCCTCCTTATGTCCAAGGCGACCAAGGGCCGCGACGCTATGAGCCGTAAACGTGTCCGAGACCAGAAGCCGGGCCAAGAGAATGGGCCTCCCGAGAAGCCTGCATCGCCCGCCGTCAACTTAGCGCTCTCTGCAAAACGCAACCTAAAGCCGCCTGCGCAGACGGGCGCTGCACGCCGCATCCTGTCCCTTAGTCAAATCACTAACAACGTCCCGACCGGCGGTGTTCAGCGCAGCCAAAGTGTGAGGACTGCTGGAGCCAAGGGTCATCGAAAGTCCAGCTGGGCGGGTGGCTTTTCCAAGGGTTATGGGgacctcgacaaggagaacATGTCATTGAAGGAGACTGAGGAGGAAAATTTGCCGAGTCCCGCGCCGGTGCCCGTGTCCCGTGCTGACCCGGTCGATGTGGCAGAGTCTCTGGTGGGCAGTGATGATCCGAGCGACACGGAGACCTTGCGCCGTAGCAGTCACGGCAGCCGGGTCAGTCGTGGTAGTCGCGGCACGACGGTCGTTACCGAAAGCACCGACAACTACACTGGTGACGGGGACTACTCCGACTACTACGACGACAACCAGAGCGACCTGCAAAGCGATCTCCAGAGCGAGTGGACAGAGAGCGTCGTGAGCTCAAACGTCAGCTCCAACATGAGCTCTGATCTTGGTTCAAATCTGAGCCAGGAGACTCTCAACAATGACGTCGTGCTGTACGGGGAAACGGCTTGA